A genomic region of Pongo pygmaeus isolate AG05252 chromosome 7, NHGRI_mPonPyg2-v2.0_pri, whole genome shotgun sequence contains the following coding sequences:
- the LOC134739953 gene encoding mitogen-activated protein kinase 6-like, which translates to MRSSSYLDNLVWRESEVNHYYEPKLIIELSNWREQSKEKSDKKGKSKCERNGLVKAQIALEEASQQLAGKEREKKQGFDFDSFIAGTIQLSSQHEPTDVVDKLNDLNSAVSQLELKSLISKSVSQEKQEKGMANLVQLEALYQSSWDSQFLSGREDCFFINQFCEVRKDEQVEKENTYTSYLDKFFSRKEDPEMLETEPVEDGKLGEREMRKDF; encoded by the coding sequence ATGAGGTCATCATCATATTTAGATAACTTAGTTTGGAGAGAGAGTGAAGTTAACCATTACTATGAACCCAAGCTTATTATAGAACTTTCCAATTGGAGagaacaaagcaaagaaaaatctgataagaaaggcaaatcaaaatgtgaaaggaatggattggttAAAGCCCAGATAGCGCTAGAGGAAGCATCACAACAACTggctggaaaagaaagggaaaagaagcagGGATTTGATTTTGATTCCTTTATTGCAGGAACTATTCAGCTTAGTTCCCAGCATGAGCCTACTGATGTTGTTGATAAATTAAATGACTTGAATAGCGCAGTGTCCCAACTAGAATTGAAAAGTTTGATATCAAAGTCAGTAAgccaagaaaaacaggaaaaaggaatGGCAAATCTGGTTCAATTAGAAGCCTTGTACCAATCTTCTTGGGACAGCCAGTTTCTGAGTGGTAGGGAGGACTGTTTTTTCATAAATCAGTTTTGTGAGGTAAGGAAGGATGAACAAGTTGAAAAGGAAAACACTTACACTAGTTACTTGGACAAGTTCTTTAGCAGGAAAGAAGATCCTGAAATGCTAGAAACTGAGCCAGTAGAGGATGGGAAGCTTGgggagagagaaatgaggaagGATTTCTGA